In Vicia villosa cultivar HV-30 ecotype Madison, WI linkage group LG7, Vvil1.0, whole genome shotgun sequence, the DNA window aaaaaaaaaacttacatgaTAGGGCATGACTTCGTACATCCCTTGCAAAGTGATGGGCATTTGTTTCCCAAAAATTGGAACTAGTGCACACTCTGGTATCTCCCTAAAACATCTCTCCCCCATAAGCCTCATGCTTAAGGAAATATGTACATTTCAGTCTCCCCACTAATGCATCTCTTCCTACATGTCTCATGCTTGAGAGACTGCGTACATTTCAATCTCACCTATAAAGCATCTTGCTTATATAGGACTCATGCTTGAGTGACTTTGTACATTTTGGTATTTTACCTAAAAAGCATTTGGGTTGGACTCGAATAAAACATAACTCAATTCACAAGAAAGGAATAGACCAGCTCACTCTTAATGGACTAGGTCAAGAAGGTCGGCTCAGAGCCGAATTCAACTCACTTATGATGAGTACCCATTACCCGTGCATATAGAGCATTTAAGTAATTGAATAGCCTTAAAAGGCCGATCTCGGATAAGGGAACATGAGACTTAATTTTCTTTATTGCTTACAACTAGGAAAAAAGACATGtataataatgataaataaatCTGCATAAAAGATTTAGGACTGAAAAGGCCCTATAAAAACTAGCAATCACCAAACATAAAGGGCACACATTTTTCATATGTCAGACACTCAATTAAATAGTGCAACTTTGACTAGGCTAGCACCGATAGAGTTAAAAGTTAGTGTACTCACTGTACAACGAGCTTAAGCATCTTCCTtacaaaaatcatgtttataagtATGGATTGTCCTAGCTTCTAATGCAACTTGATCCCTACCATACAAGATTGAGAGATTTAATACTCGAGAACAAACACACCAATACATCAAAATACGTGTCATTTTACTTAGTCAAACATAACTACTCCCTCGTCCCATAGTGGGTGGCATCGTTTACCATTTCacacaaattaataaaataaataaataaaagagataaaacaatatttttactaaaatatcccTTAGCGAGTATTgagaatgataaaaataatattaattagaggataaaattcgaaaatatacattaaaattaaaatgaattatttattttaaaatattttattattattaatatatcacTCATTGTAGAACAGAGGGAGTGTCTAGACACGATAAGAGCGAAGGTGATATAACTATTGTCTTAGATTCAGAGTCATCACCAAAGTCACTGTTGTTAGAATAAACATAAAgttagggatggcaatttggcccatccccagtgggtacccacaaaaaacccatatcgggtagggtaaatacccataaaaatgggtatgggcacgggcacgggtaattacccattaaaatatgcgggtatgggtgcgggcacaggtaccttactacccaacccgccccatacccacactacatatttctataatatcatttatattattatataaaaatgcatgattctaactttttttaaaaatatatcgctattaaatcattacacattttaataaaagtgtttatttgtttcttaactcaacaataacatacataatttttttaatattgttaaaaagacttaaattatatgatattttgtaattaaacaatttaattttactataaatgcgggtAAACGGGTACGGGTATGGGCATTGAGGTACCCATAGGGTACGGGTACGGGCATGAATATTGATACCCACGCGGGTTTGGGCTCGGGGACGGggatttttttaaactgcgggTATGAGGACGGGTACTATAGTGCCCTGCCCAaaccctgcccattgccatccctacaTAAAGTCATCCCTTTCTATATATGGAGATTCAACTAAAAACTCTAAGCATTAATCTTACCGTACTTTCATCATAAGCATTATCataaatctaaatattttaacCCATTGCCCCCAAACCATACCCGACAACAACTTAATATATTCatctaattattattttcttgtaACATTATATATCTAAAAAACATGTCTACATAATCAGTTATTAAATCAATTTCAACCTAAAATAGCTGGATAATCTACAACTCAACTCAATGCATCACTACATTACAAGTAGCTCTATTTCAATAACCGTTTCCTCTTCAATAATTCACACAAAATGCATCACCCATGTTCACTCCACTTGATAAAATCATTGAGACACATCACAAAAGATAACCAATTCCCGGCAATCAAGTTGCTCTAGCCAGCAAACCAAAGTCTTCTTTCACAACACGAGGTGGTCCTATTATCACTCGTCCTTTTGTTTTGTCACACCAACAAAAATAAACACACAGTGGGTCCCAATATCACATCTTAATTACCATTTTACCCCTCTTCCTCGTTCCCCTCAATACATCGATTATAGATAGATcctctctcacacacacaaacTCCTCACGTCACTCCCACTTGCTCCACAAACAAACACACCACATTACAACATTGCCACATTCTAACCATTACATAGCATTTTCTACACTCTATTCTCAACTCTCTGTTTCTCAACAGAACCAGAGAATGCAGCACTTCAACCTCATTACGATCTTCATCGTACTTTGCCTCACCCTTCTCACTCCCACTAATGGAGGTTCCATAGGAATAAACTACGGTCGCATAGCAAACAACCTCCCCTCCGCCATGAAAGTAGTTCACCTCCTCAAATCACAAGGTCTCGACCGTGTCAAAGTCTACGACACCGACCCTTCAGTTCTCCGAGCATTATCCGGATCCCAAATCAAAGTGACCGTCGACCTCCCAAACCAACAACTCTTCGCCGCCGCAAAAGCACCCTCCTTTGCTCTCTCATGGGTCGAACGCAACATCGTAGCTTACTACCCACACACCCAAATCGAAGCCATTGCAGTCGGTAACGAAGTCTTCGTCGACCCTTCCAACACCACAAAGTTCCTCGTACCCGCCATGAAAAACATCTACAGAGCCCTCCAAAAACACAACCTCCACAACAACATTAAAGTTTCCTCCCCTATAGCACTCTCCGCACTTGGTAACTCTTACCCTTCCTCATCCGGATCCTTCCGACCCGAGTTAATCCAACCCGTTTTCAAACCCATGCTAGACTTCATCCGCGAAACCGGTTCTTACCTTATGGTAAACGTTTACCCTTTCTTCGCTTATGAATCAAACGCTGACGTCATCTCTTTAGACTATGCTCTTTTCAGACCAAACCCGGGTCAGGTGGATCCGGGTAACAACTTAAGATACACCAACCTCTTTGACGCTCAAATCGATGCCGTTTTCGCTGCACTCTCAGCTTTGAAATACGACGATGTGAACATTGTCGTTTCGGAGACAGGCTGGCCTTCCAAAGGTGATAGTAATGAAGTGGGTGCGAGTGTAGAGAATGCAGCTGCGTACAACGCGAATCTCGTCCGTAAGATCTTGACTGGAAGTGGGACCCCGTTGAGACCTAAAGCAGATCTAACCGTTTATTTATTCGCACTGTTCAATGAAAATCAGAAACCGGGTCCCACTTCAGAGAGAAATTTTGGTTTATTTTACCCTAATGAGAAGAAGGTTTATGATGTTCCATTAACCGTGGAGGCGCTTAAGAATTACCACGACAATCCTTCACCGGTAGCTGGTGGTGCTAACCAGCCTGCTCCGGCGGAAAGTGGTGGTAATGGCGGTGTTTCTAAGAGTACAACCGGGAACACGTGGTGTGTTGCGAATCCTTACGCGGATAAAAATAAGCTACAGGCAGCTTTAGATTTTGCTTGCGGTGAAGGAGGTGCTGATTGCCGTTCGATTCAACCTAATTCCACGTGTTACAATCCTAATACCCTGGTTTCGCACGCTTCGTTTGCGTTTAACAGTTATTATCAAAAACAAGCACGTGCGGGTGGGAGTTGCTATTTCGGTGGTACGTCGTACGTGGTCACGCAAGAGCCTAGTGAGTATTCTATAACAACCTTTTTTCCCTCATTGTTCTTTTTTGTTAGATTCTATAATATTCGGTGTAGTTTAGATTAGTGTTGCTAACGTGAGCTAGGTTGTAGAGCTAGAAGGTGTAGTACTATGCATGTGAAGAGGGAATCTTTATGATGACACGTGGCATAATTTTATTGGGTGGAGTGTATTATTTTGGGAACATATTATAATGTAGGGTACTATAGTGTTTACATTGATAGGTGAAAAGTACTTTTATGATAACAAAGAGACAAAGGTAAATGTAATTGTGGTAAGTACTAGTTcaaaatttgttgtgaaaaagtCAATTAGTCAAAGATCGGGTAATGTGAAACATTGGATTCTAATTGTACTTTGAAAGCTTTAATTTAAgttcaaatatttatatttatgagtGTGATTTTTTGTGCAGAGTATGGTGACTGTGAATATCCCACTGGATATTAAAAGCTGATTTTGGTGGAAGTTGGTTAGCTTAATTTACTTTTAGAGACTTTAATTGAACTGTATCtaagtttttattattttggaGTAGTTGTTAGTTTTCATTTGCTTAGACTAGAAGTAGTCGTATTAAGTTTTCATTTTGCTAATACATTTGAGTTTCTTTAATATTAATCCAAGTTAAGTAAATATAATTTTCTTGCTAAGCTTTACAAAACTAATCACATTTGTGGTGAAGCAATCTTTATGATTAAGTCGGAAACTGATTTGTTACAACACTCGTATTTATAgaacttgtaaacatcataaataACTGCTACCATACCTAACTTGGTAGTTTCGATTTAATACTTTGATAGCCTCAAAGCCAGCTGACACTGCTTGGTACATGTGGTTCGGCAGTGTAACCACTGATGACGATTTGTTATGTGTAAGTGTAACGTATTGAGGAGTGCAAGCAACATTTATTCAATGAAGTATTCATGTCATGTTTACTTTACGTGTAAGGATAGtaaattatttattatcaaattattTAAAGGAAAAAGAATTAATTGGGATAATTTATGGCTTATTTAGTTGGTTTGATGGTGTCACAATCATATTTATACGGTCTATTATAATTTTACtggggttaaatacgtttttggtttctataaatattatagtagtttttatttttagtcccttctCCTTATAGGAGGTTCATAATCATATATTTGTATAGTAAAATGGTAAACTAGTAGTTTAAATTAGTTatgcaacaattttttttattaaactcaATGGTTGGGTAGATGTActctaataataacaaaaattattAGACAATTGTATAATATTTGTGTAGTCATAAAAGTATGCTAATATAAAAATATCCTAATGATCACTATATTTGTAGTTCACATAAATGTAGCACTTTAGTAGACATGAATGTTCGTCTAATGATAGTTCAATGAGCGAATCACCTAGTCATAGCGACACTGACTTAGTGTCTTCTTCCTAATGTCCATCTAAATCCCCACGATGCTATCCATCTCTAATTAGGGCTCATTTTATAAAGAGGCTATGTGTATTGATTCAATATGTCTTTAAGATGGTTGGATTCAAGCCTTCTGGCTAGATTTGGAGTTGTGTAACACTAGGAATGAGGTTGATGTAATATCAGAACCATGTTTTATCCGGTGATAATATCTACATGTGATGTCCTCGGGGAGTTAATGGAAAATACCTTTATTTTTATATTGGGGGGATTAAGCATTTCAATGTTGGTACCACCTTAACCATCCTAGAgtctaaaattctaaaaaaattcaaCATTGCTCCTTCCAATATACATTCAAACATCTTGACTTTTATTCGAGGTTTCATGGTCCTGTGTTGGGGTCTCAACATCACTCCCATGGTGGGCATATTTATTTCATTATATGATAGAAATATGTTAACAGAGGCATATGGGTCTTTGTGAGTTTCATCTTTGGGCGAGCTCTTTTCTCCCCTTACACTTCCAATACAAACACTAGAATGACAAGTTTTTTCGGGTTAGAGGAAGTACCGAATGTCCTGAGATCATGCACGAAGAAGATGAGACTCATAGTTTCCCTTTGTATTGGATGGGCAAGCCCTATACTATCATGGGTTACGACCCGACTAAGCTTAGTGAGAAAAGaaaaagggggagagagagaAATGGTCAAACTGTTGTAGGTTTTTCCATTATACGGGACCTAC includes these proteins:
- the LOC131616017 gene encoding glucan endo-1,3-beta-glucosidase 12-like encodes the protein MQHFNLITIFIVLCLTLLTPTNGGSIGINYGRIANNLPSAMKVVHLLKSQGLDRVKVYDTDPSVLRALSGSQIKVTVDLPNQQLFAAAKAPSFALSWVERNIVAYYPHTQIEAIAVGNEVFVDPSNTTKFLVPAMKNIYRALQKHNLHNNIKVSSPIALSALGNSYPSSSGSFRPELIQPVFKPMLDFIRETGSYLMVNVYPFFAYESNADVISLDYALFRPNPGQVDPGNNLRYTNLFDAQIDAVFAALSALKYDDVNIVVSETGWPSKGDSNEVGASVENAAAYNANLVRKILTGSGTPLRPKADLTVYLFALFNENQKPGPTSERNFGLFYPNEKKVYDVPLTVEALKNYHDNPSPVAGGANQPAPAESGGNGGVSKSTTGNTWCVANPYADKNKLQAALDFACGEGGADCRSIQPNSTCYNPNTLVSHASFAFNSYYQKQARAGGSCYFGGTSYVVTQEPKYGDCEYPTGY